Proteins from one Leptospira fletcheri genomic window:
- a CDS encoding histidine kinase dimerization/phosphoacceptor domain -containing protein — MLTKPKILVVEDEIIVAVNLGQKLKKLGYDLVGITSSGEEAIQKAEENHPDLVLMDINIEGNLDGIQTAEVLRNRFQTPVIYLTAYADENTLNRAKRTQPLGYIVKPFESDQLRSSIEVALYKNEVEFKSRKQEESLKSTLNKIESGIITTDENGIVIFCNPAAEEMTGIPFSECIGQPLSRILKLENFEGDAQGIPLSDVLEKGAGIDSENRTIVDSLGRKKNVSVSSSPILNTEGVATGTMIVFGTENSDDPGQSYLKEIHHRIKNNLTIISSILSMNASHLKDQESMDIFKESQHRIHAVALLHEVLYENHDLSSISFDLYVRKLTDLLFEVYKVNREKFKLILNVKECRIPSETGMNCALIINELLTNSFKHGFVNREDGEIRVNFHKNGSDYVLEVKDNGVGFPADAIRNRSAHSLGLSLVDSFVKLLQGKMEWENSSGCSAKLTFPVRK, encoded by the coding sequence ATGCTTACGAAGCCTAAAATTCTTGTAGTTGAGGATGAGATCATCGTGGCCGTGAATCTTGGCCAGAAACTCAAGAAGTTAGGATACGACCTCGTCGGAATCACTTCGTCGGGGGAAGAAGCGATCCAAAAGGCGGAGGAAAATCATCCGGATCTGGTTTTGATGGATATAAATATAGAAGGGAATCTGGACGGAATCCAAACCGCCGAAGTGCTGAGAAATCGATTTCAAACCCCCGTCATTTATCTAACCGCTTACGCGGACGAAAACACTCTCAATCGCGCTAAAAGAACCCAGCCCCTAGGCTATATCGTAAAACCTTTCGAGTCCGACCAACTCCGTTCTTCCATCGAAGTCGCCTTGTATAAAAACGAAGTGGAATTCAAAAGTCGTAAACAGGAAGAATCGCTTAAATCCACTTTAAACAAAATCGAATCGGGAATCATCACCACCGACGAAAACGGAATCGTGATCTTCTGCAATCCTGCGGCGGAGGAAATGACAGGAATTCCGTTTTCGGAATGCATCGGTCAACCTCTCTCTCGGATTCTTAAGCTGGAAAATTTCGAAGGGGACGCACAAGGAATTCCGCTTTCCGACGTTCTGGAGAAAGGAGCCGGAATCGATTCGGAAAACCGTACGATCGTAGATAGCTTAGGACGAAAAAAAAATGTCTCCGTCAGCTCCTCGCCTATTCTAAATACGGAAGGCGTTGCGACCGGAACGATGATCGTCTTTGGAACCGAAAATTCCGACGATCCGGGACAATCCTATCTTAAGGAAATCCATCATAGAATCAAAAACAACCTGACAATCATTTCTTCGATCCTGAGCATGAACGCTTCTCATCTCAAGGACCAGGAAAGTATGGACATCTTTAAGGAGAGCCAACACAGGATACACGCAGTAGCCCTGCTCCACGAGGTGCTGTACGAAAACCACGATCTTTCTTCCATTAGTTTCGATTTATACGTCCGTAAATTGACGGATCTTCTATTCGAAGTTTATAAAGTGAATCGGGAAAAATTCAAGCTCATCCTGAACGTAAAGGAATGTAGGATTCCTAGCGAAACGGGAATGAACTGCGCTTTGATCATCAACGAACTTTTGACCAACTCCTTTAAACACGGATTCGTAAACAGAGAGGATGGGGAAATTCGGGTGAACTTTCACAAGAACGGTTCGGATTACGTGTTGGAAGTCAAGGATAACGGCGTGGGGTTTCCCGCAGATGCGATACGGAATAGGAGCGCCCATTCTCTGGGACTTTCTCTGGTGGATTCCTTCGTCAAACTGTTACAAGGCAAGATGGAGTGGGAGAATTCTTCCGGTTGCTCCGCAAAACTCACATTTCCCGTCCGAAAATAA
- a CDS encoding crotonase/enoyl-CoA hydratase family protein has product MKTSFEFFEIVPKHDGTAILYLNRPDKRNAMDWSFWRDLPDAIEEINSASSIRSFVIAGRGKSFSTGLDLDSFFKEFGETVQGTYGDDRFKFYDLILRMQKGINAVYDSPKPSIAAVHKHCIGGGLDLISACDIRYATHDASISLREAKVAIVADMGSLNRLPAIIGQGHTRELALTGKDIDAEEARRIGLVSKLFDTQEKLLEAALATAAEIAANPRIVVQGVKEVMNFCEGKPLNAGLNYVAVWNSSFLDSKDFREVLASFRDRKRPEYNKN; this is encoded by the coding sequence ATGAAAACCTCCTTCGAATTTTTCGAGATCGTTCCGAAGCATGACGGAACGGCAATTTTATATCTGAATCGTCCCGACAAACGCAATGCGATGGATTGGAGTTTTTGGCGCGATCTACCCGATGCGATCGAAGAAATCAATTCGGCTTCTTCGATCCGCTCCTTCGTGATCGCCGGAAGGGGAAAATCCTTTTCGACCGGATTGGATCTGGATTCGTTTTTTAAGGAATTCGGAGAAACGGTGCAGGGTACTTACGGAGACGACCGTTTCAAATTCTACGATCTGATTCTAAGGATGCAAAAAGGAATCAACGCGGTCTACGATTCCCCGAAACCGTCGATCGCAGCCGTTCATAAACATTGTATCGGAGGCGGCCTGGATCTGATTTCGGCTTGCGATATCCGTTATGCGACTCACGACGCTTCGATTTCCCTCCGGGAAGCCAAGGTCGCAATCGTAGCCGACATGGGATCGTTGAACCGATTGCCTGCAATCATCGGGCAAGGCCATACTAGAGAGTTGGCGCTTACCGGAAAAGATATAGACGCAGAAGAAGCCCGGAGGATCGGCTTGGTTTCCAAATTATTCGATACGCAGGAAAAATTATTGGAAGCCGCCTTGGCGACGGCCGCGGAAATCGCAGCCAACCCCAGAATCGTCGTCCAAGGAGTAAAGGAAGTGATGAATTTCTGCGAAGGAAAACCCTTAAACGCAGGATTGAATTACGTCGCAGTCTGGAATTCCAGCTTTTTAGATTCCAAGGATTTTCGGGAAGTCTTGGCTTCCTTTCGGGACCGAAAACGCCCGGAATACAATAAGAACTGA
- a CDS encoding tetratricopeptide repeat protein, producing MGFRELIRNAIQRERQREFTKAFNLYKESLNFTQNPKTVLKVKNRQAWCQYHIGNTRETLNLFQELLDKFVGHPESHLHYANYLIKVHNYKSAKKILSKAIESFPDQLELYLTLASLLKDTDRSNEAIAVLKQALSQEKLSRGRGIKRKDIWAELGYLYFQRGDYNSGLASLKTAMRMDEEETFLHYDMIAQCYLKVGDHKNALKFIDLYIKYFGESDADILVVKARAHSQLGESHLACASLLQAYSMENGLKLSAEDMVDFGPLLQTGFFDTLENVEIDEA from the coding sequence GTGGGATTCAGGGAATTGATACGCAACGCCATCCAAAGGGAAAGGCAACGGGAATTTACCAAAGCGTTTAATTTGTACAAGGAATCCCTGAATTTCACCCAGAACCCTAAAACGGTACTGAAAGTAAAGAATCGGCAAGCCTGGTGCCAGTATCACATCGGGAATACCCGGGAAACTTTAAATTTGTTCCAGGAATTGCTGGATAAGTTCGTCGGACATCCGGAGAGCCATCTACATTACGCGAACTATCTGATCAAGGTTCACAACTATAAGTCCGCGAAAAAGATATTAAGCAAGGCGATAGAGTCTTTTCCCGATCAATTGGAACTCTATCTGACTCTTGCAAGTCTGTTGAAGGATACCGATCGGTCAAACGAGGCGATTGCCGTCCTGAAACAGGCCCTTTCTCAGGAAAAGCTCTCGCGAGGCAGGGGGATCAAACGTAAGGATATTTGGGCGGAACTCGGGTATCTGTATTTCCAGAGAGGAGATTACAACTCAGGACTGGCTTCTCTCAAGACCGCCATGAGAATGGACGAAGAGGAAACGTTTCTCCATTATGATATGATCGCCCAATGTTATCTGAAGGTCGGCGACCACAAGAACGCGTTGAAATTCATCGATCTTTATATCAAATACTTCGGGGAATCCGATGCGGATATCCTAGTCGTCAAGGCCAGAGCCCACTCCCAGTTGGGTGAAAGCCACTTAGCCTGCGCTTCCCTACTCCAGGCCTATTCCATGGAAAACGGATTGAAACTCTCCGCGGAGGATATGGTCGACTTCGGCCCTCTTTTACAAACCGGGTTTTTCGATACTCTCGAAAATGTGGAGATAGACGAAGCCTGA
- a CDS encoding LIC_10740 family protein gives MNWQKIKEVFEKFLERWERFYSWIFGLATLPSNNAQAKRLLFLSYSWIAVLLFLTGFILAGKNPLKLLLPFSIYDLPNLDPRKDVVIYGSDGEGETFPIHRKVLLDGKDFRHDVLTLVGEVGESSYFDPSVPNDAVHFRNLKKLPNLQDSVIAIWKRGDLLILDMRKSTLEELLGEMKFRIDYTYASQMTEEEKSKEITRRKLSLLSSSFKAVERTIFENDPDLNRIEFRLGGEAEEIRGLVYSLTEIHIRNPK, from the coding sequence ATGAATTGGCAAAAGATTAAAGAAGTTTTCGAAAAATTTCTGGAACGATGGGAACGGTTCTATTCCTGGATTTTCGGCTTAGCCACTCTTCCTTCGAACAACGCGCAAGCCAAGAGACTGTTGTTTTTATCCTATTCCTGGATCGCGGTCCTTCTCTTCTTGACCGGCTTTATCCTTGCCGGCAAGAATCCTCTCAAACTTCTTCTTCCTTTTTCCATTTATGATCTGCCGAACTTGGATCCGCGCAAAGACGTGGTGATCTACGGTTCGGATGGGGAAGGAGAAACCTTTCCCATCCATCGAAAAGTGCTTTTGGACGGGAAAGATTTCCGACATGACGTTCTCACTCTCGTGGGGGAAGTGGGGGAATCCAGCTACTTCGATCCTTCCGTTCCGAACGACGCGGTTCATTTTAGAAATCTGAAAAAACTTCCGAACCTCCAGGACTCGGTCATCGCGATCTGGAAACGAGGAGACCTTCTGATTTTGGATATGAGAAAGTCCACTCTTGAGGAATTACTCGGGGAGATGAAATTCCGGATCGATTACACGTACGCCAGCCAAATGACGGAAGAGGAAAAATCGAAGGAAATTACCCGTAGAAAATTATCCCTGCTTTCTTCTTCTTTCAAGGCGGTCGAACGTACCATATTCGAGAATGACCCCGATCTGAACCGCATCGAATTCAGATTAGGCGGAGAAGCGGAAGAGATCCGAGGTTTGGTTTACTCACTCACGGAAATCCATATCAGAAACCCGAAATAG
- a CDS encoding N-acetylmuramoyl-L-alanine amidase family protein: MAKNQILLRGLILLFLSGGSPLFSEVRITTIGKNRYVRFEEIGKRIPSLQTKFESAILVGSVSHPSGEIRFRIGSPFYSFNGSLEKTNLPVLYRDKDFLLPPEVVEAIFVRLLSEDVKYEFSDSELTFEILPKAERLHLASIIVDAGHGGKDPGTSSGKGIQEKTVSLQVARILKKFLNKVYPEVRVVLTRSEDHFVELERRSDVANKETQKGGSVLFLSLHCNASISEDVNGFEVYYLSQTPSTESARETSILENKIVGRRGGTDIRKIQAGMLSSLIQRRSRALAHSVESEMKKKLAPKILSRGVKKADFSVLRGSLMPAILVEMGYLTSGKESEQLANQAQQVRIAKSILEGIRAYELAKD; this comes from the coding sequence TTGGCGAAAAATCAAATCCTTCTTCGGGGACTGATCCTACTTTTTCTATCGGGAGGCTCCCCGCTATTTTCCGAAGTTCGCATAACGACGATCGGAAAGAATCGTTATGTGCGCTTCGAGGAAATCGGAAAACGGATCCCGAGTTTACAAACCAAATTCGAGTCGGCCATTCTGGTCGGCTCCGTCTCTCATCCGTCGGGGGAGATTCGTTTTCGAATCGGTTCCCCTTTTTATTCCTTCAACGGTAGCCTCGAAAAGACGAACCTTCCCGTTCTATATCGCGACAAGGATTTTCTACTCCCTCCGGAAGTAGTGGAGGCGATCTTTGTCCGCCTTCTTTCGGAAGACGTAAAATACGAATTCTCCGATTCGGAACTGACTTTCGAGATCCTGCCGAAAGCCGAAAGGCTGCATCTTGCCTCGATCATCGTGGACGCGGGACACGGGGGGAAGGATCCGGGGACTTCCTCAGGAAAAGGCATCCAGGAAAAAACCGTCTCTTTGCAAGTCGCTCGAATCCTGAAAAAATTTCTAAATAAGGTGTACCCCGAAGTCAGAGTCGTTTTGACTCGCTCGGAAGATCATTTCGTGGAACTAGAGAGGAGGTCCGATGTCGCAAATAAGGAAACTCAGAAAGGGGGTTCCGTTCTTTTCTTAAGTCTACATTGCAACGCTTCGATTTCCGAAGACGTAAACGGCTTCGAGGTCTATTACCTTTCCCAGACGCCCTCCACCGAATCCGCCAGAGAAACCTCGATCTTGGAAAATAAAATCGTCGGTCGTCGAGGAGGAACGGATATTCGGAAAATCCAAGCGGGGATGCTTTCTTCCCTGATCCAAAGGAGGAGTCGGGCTTTGGCTCACAGCGTCGAATCGGAGATGAAAAAAAAGCTCGCTCCCAAGATATTGTCCCGAGGGGTAAAAAAGGCGGATTTTTCCGTTCTTCGGGGAAGCCTAATGCCCGCGATTCTCGTGGAGATGGGCTATCTGACCAGCGGGAAAGAGTCCGAACAGCTTGCGAACCAGGCGCAACAAGTCCGGATCGCAAAAAGTATCCTGGAAGGAATACGAGCCTATGAATTGGCAAAAGATTAA
- a CDS encoding DEAD/DEAH box helicase encodes MKFEELNLEPNLQKAIEKAGFVELTPIQEKAIPHGIEGKDITGLAQTGTGKTVAFLVPIIHNVLTKGIKGVSTLILAPTRELVIQISEEAEKLLKYTDTRVVPIIGGTDYKSQNRDLEGLNGLIVATPGRLIDLARGGTADLEQVQFFVLDEADRMLDMGFINDIRWLLHKCKNRKQTLLFSATLSVEVMRLAYRFMNEPVEIQINPDKLITERIDQKLVHLGREEKLPYMVNTILDSEVDGQGIIFTNFKANIPRIVHTLRKYGIPVTGISSDLDQKKRLRLMRDFKSGRFKYMVATDVASRGIDVENIGLVFNFDLPQDTENYVHRIGRTARAGRLGKSVSFCSETDYNELEKIERYLRQKIEVTPVEEELLDFPKGEFEPFVAGDAYDQGPKERHQRNGKQPQSRDGRGNRKQGDRNGSFQTENRDRGPREGKDRNRDRGKARFERKKPESAIREAEQFLQKADTVLGTVAEKRDKNPKNKKKGKNRQPKEGGVNKSFQSEERSRNQTYDKKKRNLFDINESKQNQSKKKESVWRKIKSFFGD; translated from the coding sequence ATGAAATTCGAAGAATTAAACCTCGAACCAAACCTGCAAAAAGCTATCGAAAAAGCCGGTTTCGTCGAGCTCACACCAATCCAGGAAAAGGCCATTCCCCACGGAATCGAGGGGAAGGACATCACCGGATTAGCCCAGACCGGAACAGGCAAGACAGTGGCCTTTCTCGTTCCGATCATTCACAATGTCCTGACCAAAGGAATCAAGGGAGTCAGCACGCTGATCCTCGCACCAACTCGGGAACTAGTCATTCAGATTTCCGAAGAGGCGGAGAAGCTCCTAAAGTACACCGATACCAGGGTGGTCCCGATCATCGGCGGTACGGATTATAAATCCCAGAACCGGGATTTAGAAGGTCTAAACGGACTCATCGTCGCTACACCCGGACGTTTGATAGATTTGGCCAGAGGCGGCACTGCCGACCTGGAGCAAGTCCAATTTTTTGTCCTAGATGAAGCGGACCGGATGCTCGATATGGGATTCATTAACGATATCCGTTGGTTGCTCCATAAATGCAAGAATCGTAAACAGACTCTGCTGTTTTCGGCCACTTTATCCGTGGAAGTCATGCGTCTGGCGTATCGCTTTATGAACGAGCCGGTCGAGATCCAGATCAATCCGGACAAACTCATCACCGAGAGGATCGACCAAAAATTGGTCCACTTGGGGCGGGAAGAAAAACTTCCTTATATGGTGAATACGATTCTGGATTCCGAAGTGGACGGCCAGGGAATCATATTCACGAATTTTAAAGCGAATATCCCTCGTATCGTTCATACTCTTCGCAAATACGGAATTCCGGTCACCGGAATCTCTTCCGATCTGGATCAGAAAAAGAGACTGCGTCTGATGAGGGATTTCAAGTCAGGACGTTTCAAATACATGGTTGCTACGGACGTTGCGAGCCGCGGGATCGACGTGGAAAATATCGGTCTAGTTTTCAACTTCGACCTCCCTCAGGATACCGAAAATTACGTTCACCGGATCGGCCGTACTGCGAGAGCAGGGCGTTTGGGAAAATCGGTCAGCTTTTGCTCGGAGACCGATTATAACGAACTGGAAAAGATAGAACGTTATCTTAGACAAAAGATAGAAGTTACCCCTGTCGAGGAAGAGCTTTTGGATTTTCCGAAAGGCGAGTTCGAGCCGTTCGTAGCGGGAGACGCGTACGACCAGGGTCCGAAGGAAAGACACCAAAGGAACGGAAAGCAACCGCAATCCAGGGATGGAAGAGGAAATCGGAAACAGGGAGATCGCAACGGGTCTTTCCAAACCGAGAACCGGGATCGGGGACCTCGGGAAGGCAAGGATAGAAACCGGGATCGCGGAAAAGCACGTTTCGAGCGTAAAAAACCGGAATCCGCCATTCGGGAAGCGGAACAATTTCTGCAAAAAGCGGATACAGTTTTGGGGACCGTCGCGGAAAAAAGGGACAAGAATCCCAAGAATAAGAAAAAAGGAAAGAACCGCCAACCGAAAGAGGGCGGCGTCAACAAATCCTTCCAGTCCGAAGAACGTTCTCGAAACCAAACGTACGATAAGAAAAAGAGAAACCTTTTCGACATCAACGAATCGAAACAAAATCAAAGTAAGAAGAAGGAATCCGTTTGGCGAAAAATCAAATCCTTCTTCGGGGACTGA
- a CDS encoding class I SAM-dependent methyltransferase, whose translation MDSIFDLKPHPKYPEEYLVCSRTGVHFYRKAREREYEDSYFQEEYKNQYKKTYYEDEPQLRELARRRLASLARFQNPNGKTLFEVGCAAGFFLDEAKKAGYSVTGMELSETEASFARKTLGLNVISGSFLSDELLPKEKFDAVCAFFVVEHFSDAEAVFRKLTDLVRSGGLLFLGLPSLFGPTFRTNPTEWFAGHPKDHFWDYSPDSLKKMLKLYGWRTVYKKPMSYHPTRDKGWRGKVLPHPLFVRYANLACYADTFHLIAIKIV comes from the coding sequence ATGGATTCGATCTTCGATTTAAAACCGCATCCGAAATATCCGGAGGAGTATCTCGTATGTTCCCGTACGGGAGTCCATTTCTACCGAAAGGCGAGAGAAAGAGAATACGAGGATTCCTATTTCCAAGAGGAATACAAGAACCAATATAAAAAAACGTATTACGAAGATGAGCCCCAATTAAGAGAGCTCGCTCGACGAAGATTGGCCTCTCTTGCCCGATTCCAAAATCCGAACGGGAAAACCCTGTTCGAAGTCGGATGCGCTGCCGGTTTTTTTTTAGATGAGGCTAAAAAAGCGGGATATTCCGTAACAGGGATGGAGCTTTCCGAAACCGAAGCTTCCTTCGCCCGGAAAACCTTGGGTTTAAACGTGATCTCCGGATCTTTTTTGTCGGATGAACTTCTTCCGAAGGAAAAATTCGACGCGGTCTGCGCGTTTTTCGTCGTGGAACACTTTTCGGATGCGGAGGCAGTGTTTCGAAAACTGACTGATTTGGTTCGATCTGGCGGATTGCTCTTTTTAGGGTTGCCTTCCTTATTCGGCCCGACGTTCCGGACGAACCCGACAGAATGGTTTGCCGGGCATCCTAAGGATCATTTTTGGGATTATTCGCCGGATTCCCTGAAAAAAATGTTGAAATTGTACGGTTGGCGCACGGTATATAAGAAACCTATGTCCTACCACCCGACTAGAGATAAGGGTTGGAGAGGAAAAGTTCTACCTCATCCTCTATTTGTCCGCTATGCGAACCTCGCCTGCTACGCGGATACATTCCATTTAATCGCGATTAAAATAGTATGA
- a CDS encoding RidA family protein produces MNVLEKIKSLGLEFPPAPKAIASYIPANRSDRLVFTSGQLPMKDGKLVVSGALGFDLLVSDVKEATEQATLNGLAAISALIGGLDKIKSIVKVGVFVASSSTFFEQHLVANYASNLLLELFGESGRHARFAVGCVALPLGAPVEVEITAEIE; encoded by the coding sequence TTGAACGTTCTTGAAAAAATCAAATCTTTGGGACTAGAGTTTCCTCCGGCTCCGAAAGCGATCGCCTCCTATATACCGGCAAACCGTTCCGATCGACTCGTATTCACCTCCGGACAACTTCCGATGAAAGACGGAAAACTGGTCGTTTCCGGTGCGTTGGGCTTCGATCTTTTGGTAAGCGACGTCAAGGAAGCCACCGAGCAGGCGACCTTGAACGGGTTGGCAGCAATCTCCGCTCTGATCGGCGGATTGGACAAAATCAAATCCATCGTCAAAGTGGGCGTTTTCGTAGCTTCTTCTTCCACTTTTTTCGAACAACATCTCGTGGCGAATTACGCGTCGAATCTTCTCTTGGAATTGTTCGGCGAGTCCGGCAGACACGCTCGTTTTGCTGTCGGTTGCGTAGCTCTTCCGCTCGGCGCTCCTGTTGAAGTGGAAATTACGGCAGAAATAGAATAA
- a CDS encoding methyl-accepting chemotaxis protein, with product MKSWYSRLGLKIKLTLLFSSLLLPILMILGLSLLNSSSRIRDIETIHNDRLIPLKQLKSISDYYAISIVDCVHKVRSGAVSFSQGRENIVQAQAGIKKEWTAYLSTQLVAEETQIIEELKPLFAAADKAVEEGKKTMESEDQQQLVEFAEKILYPNIDPVTEKIERLIQVQLKITERIYTKAELEYEYSIGIFTVTSIATIAYILIASISFSLRLVKGLTTVTSSIKNADFSKIVDVQHDDRNKDELYLLLIAFQEFQEKVKNMLSTIFSFSESILSASEELSKSSDHLSSNAQTESASAEQISASVEEISAGMEQVTRNAEEQYSSIASFSGEMKTLDTLINRVGDAVQGSLQSVSEMVQKVEGGKNTMGNLSGSMGKIENSSVEMRSITAIIKEISEKVNLLALNAAIEAARAGEHGRGFAVVASEITRLAEQTDESAKTIEELIKTSNAEIESGKGFVENSVKVYAGILDGLRSIKESSDNIVQIMQLQQEKKETIRGAVQLVDSKSAEIRTSVKEQKVAIVETANAVANISVTVQSSAANSEEIAASASGLLNIAKNLRETMSFLKT from the coding sequence ATGAAATCTTGGTATTCTCGTTTAGGTCTCAAAATAAAACTTACTCTCCTGTTTTCATCTCTGCTATTGCCCATTTTGATGATTCTCGGACTTTCCCTTTTAAACTCCTCCTCCCGAATTCGAGATATAGAAACCATTCACAACGATAGGCTCATACCGCTAAAACAATTAAAGTCCATATCGGACTACTATGCGATTTCTATCGTCGATTGCGTGCATAAAGTGCGTAGCGGCGCGGTCTCGTTCTCTCAAGGCAGAGAAAACATCGTTCAGGCACAAGCCGGAATAAAGAAAGAATGGACGGCGTATCTTTCCACTCAATTGGTTGCCGAGGAGACGCAGATCATCGAAGAGTTGAAACCGTTGTTTGCCGCGGCGGACAAGGCGGTGGAAGAAGGCAAAAAAACGATGGAATCCGAAGACCAACAACAGCTGGTAGAATTCGCCGAGAAAATACTTTATCCGAATATCGATCCGGTCACGGAAAAGATAGAGAGGCTGATTCAGGTTCAATTGAAGATAACCGAAAGAATCTATACGAAAGCGGAACTAGAGTACGAATACAGCATCGGAATATTTACCGTTACTTCCATTGCTACGATCGCCTACATTCTCATCGCCTCCATCTCCTTTTCATTGCGCCTAGTAAAAGGACTTACGACGGTGACTTCTTCCATAAAAAATGCGGATTTCAGTAAGATCGTCGATGTGCAGCATGACGACAGGAATAAGGACGAACTTTATCTGTTGCTCATCGCCTTCCAGGAATTCCAGGAAAAAGTAAAGAATATGTTAAGTACGATCTTTTCCTTTTCCGAATCCATATTATCCGCTTCCGAAGAACTTTCCAAATCCAGCGATCACCTTTCTTCGAACGCCCAGACTGAATCGGCCTCCGCGGAACAGATATCCGCATCCGTCGAGGAAATCAGCGCAGGAATGGAACAGGTGACCCGAAACGCCGAGGAGCAATATTCCTCCATTGCGTCCTTTTCCGGAGAAATGAAAACGTTGGACACGTTGATCAACAGAGTCGGAGATGCTGTCCAAGGTTCCCTACAAAGCGTTTCCGAAATGGTTCAAAAAGTGGAAGGCGGAAAGAATACCATGGGCAATCTTTCCGGAAGCATGGGTAAGATCGAAAACAGTTCCGTGGAAATGAGATCCATCACCGCCATCATCAAGGAAATTTCCGAAAAAGTGAATCTTCTCGCTTTGAACGCCGCGATCGAAGCCGCCAGAGCAGGAGAGCACGGACGCGGTTTTGCCGTCGTCGCATCCGAAATCACAAGATTGGCCGAGCAGACCGATGAAAGCGCCAAAACCATAGAGGAATTGATAAAAACCAGTAATGCCGAGATCGAATCGGGAAAAGGATTCGTGGAAAACTCCGTCAAGGTTTATGCGGGAATTCTGGACGGCCTTCGGTCGATAAAAGAATCCTCCGACAATATCGTTCAGATCATGCAATTGCAGCAGGAAAAGAAGGAAACCATCCGCGGAGCGGTACAGTTGGTGGATTCGAAATCCGCGGAAATACGAACCTCCGTCAAGGAACAGAAAGTGGCGATCGTCGAAACTGCAAATGCCGTCGCCAATATTTCGGTTACCGTTCAGAGCAGCGCTGCCAATTCGGAAGAGATCGCGGCAAGCGCTTCAGGACTTTTGAATATAGCGAAAAATCTTCGGGAAACTATGAGCTTCCTGAAGACCTAA
- a CDS encoding zinc-binding dehydrogenase — protein sequence MKAAVLESGKRTLEIREVEVPRLGPTSVKVRIKACGICGSDVHLVLHGTLKCSHYPQIPGHEASGIVEDTGESVSKFKKGDRVVIAAGTSCGECAHCLNGRENLCKNLGVFGFDREGSFAEYNVVEERYLYSLPDKIPFEQGAILADAVSTPYNAIKFRGRIQDGESVAVFGCGGLGIHGVAIARALTSGKVIALDVDRGALQNALAYGADEAINLKEVKNAGKTLKEISKGIDVLADFSGRTSNIQESLRAMNPGGRMVMVGIGRDPLTFAIPFSIIEKQITIAGSYGSDRRAIPELIDLYVAGKLNLSKSITGILGLQEINSGLRDLEDRKGNPIRIIVSP from the coding sequence ATGAAAGCCGCAGTATTGGAATCCGGTAAAAGAACTTTAGAAATTCGGGAAGTCGAAGTCCCTCGTTTGGGACCCACTTCGGTTAAGGTCAGGATAAAGGCGTGCGGAATCTGCGGGTCCGACGTTCATCTTGTTTTACACGGAACTCTGAAATGTAGCCATTATCCCCAGATTCCCGGGCACGAAGCTTCGGGAATCGTGGAAGATACTGGAGAGTCGGTAAGTAAATTCAAAAAAGGTGATAGAGTAGTGATTGCGGCGGGAACAAGTTGCGGCGAGTGCGCACATTGTCTTAACGGGCGCGAAAATCTATGCAAGAATTTGGGAGTCTTCGGGTTCGATCGAGAAGGGAGTTTTGCCGAATATAACGTGGTAGAGGAGAGATACCTTTATTCGTTACCGGACAAGATTCCGTTCGAGCAGGGGGCTATATTGGCGGATGCCGTTTCGACTCCTTATAATGCGATCAAGTTTCGGGGAAGGATTCAGGACGGCGAGAGCGTTGCTGTCTTCGGGTGCGGAGGATTGGGGATTCACGGAGTCGCGATTGCGAGGGCTTTGACGAGCGGTAAGGTGATCGCTTTGGATGTGGATCGAGGAGCTTTGCAGAACGCGTTGGCATACGGCGCCGATGAAGCGATCAATCTAAAGGAAGTAAAAAATGCGGGAAAAACGTTGAAGGAAATCTCCAAAGGGATAGACGTTTTGGCCGATTTTTCCGGAAGGACTTCGAATATTCAAGAATCTTTAAGAGCGATGAATCCCGGGGGAAGAATGGTCATGGTAGGGATCGGCAGGGATCCGCTTACGTTCGCGATTCCGTTTTCGATCATCGAGAAGCAGATTACGATCGCAGGCTCCTACGGTTCTGACAGGAGGGCTATCCCCGAACTGATCGATTTGTACGTTGCGGGTAAGTTGAATCTTTCCAAATCCATTACAGGAATCCTAGGTCTGCAGGAGATCAATTCCGGATTGAGGGATCTGGAAGATCGGAAAGGAAATCCTATCCGTATCATCGTATCTCCCTGA